One part of the Arabidopsis thaliana chromosome 4, partial sequence genome encodes these proteins:
- a CDS encoding Bifunctional inhibitor/lipid-transfer protein/seed storage 2S albumin superfamily protein (Bifunctional inhibitor/lipid-transfer protein/seed storage 2S albumin superfamily protein; FUNCTIONS IN: molecular_function unknown; INVOLVED IN: lipid transport; LOCATED IN: cellular_component unknown; EXPRESSED IN: sperm cell; CONTAINS InterPro DOMAIN/s: Bifunctional inhibitor/plant lipid transfer protein/seed storage (InterPro:IPR016140), Plant lipid transfer protein/hydrophobic protein, helical domain (InterPro:IPR013770); BEST Arabidopsis thaliana protein match is: protease inhibitor/seed storage/lipid transfer protein (LTP) family protein (TAIR:AT4G22470.1); Has 30201 Blast hits to 17322 proteins in 780 species: Archae - 12; Bacteria - 1396; Metazoa - 17338; Fungi - 3422; Plants - 5037; Viruses - 0; Other Eukaryotes - 2996 (source: NCBI BLink).), producing MAPKGSTKTLALFLTLISILLLGQTQAQNRPYLRPPPPRIPPPPCPVCTCPEPSPPPPPTVTPQIPPTLPPTIPPETPPTGPPATPPTEVLPTGPPTLPPQTPPTIPPEIPPNTPPQTPPTLPPNTPPETPPTTPPETPPNTPPESPPNTPPEIPPNTPPGTPPNTPPETPPTTPPETPPTTPPETSPNTPPETSPTTPPEIPPNTPPQSPPNTPPETPPNTPPGTPPNTPPETLPNTPPGTPPNTPPETPPTTPPETPPITPPETPPNTPPQSPPNTPPETPPNTPPGTPPNTPPETLPNTPPGTPPNTPPETPPTTPPETPPITPPETPPNTPPQSPPNTPPETPPNTPPGTPPNTPKTPPTTPPETPPNTPPETPPTTQPETPPNTPPQSPPNTPPETPPNTPPETLPNTPPGTPPNQSPQIPPTLPPNTPPETPPQTPPNSPPETLPTLPPNTPPEALPNTPPQSPPTLPPNTPPQIPPTLPPNTPPQTPPNTPPETPPNTPPQTPPTVPPNTPPVTPPVRPPTTPPSPPPTTTLPPSSPTSPPNNSPSPPPPKSQPPPPPPRFQPPPPPRGTCPRNANQIRTCSNVLRFFGNFLDFRLAQPCCTLIRNLSDAEAAACLCDLVRARRSTLSPNIIILCRACGRRIPRGFTCP from the coding sequence ATGGCCCCAAAGGGTTCAACAAAAACCTTAGCTCTCTTCCTTACACTGATCAGCATTCTTCTCCTCGGCCAAACCCAAGCCCAAAACCGTCCCTATCTCCGCCCACCTCCACCACGCATTCCTCCGCCACCATGTCCAGTATGTACTTGTCCAGAACCATCGCCACCGCCTCCACCAACTGTGACCCCACAGATTCCACCAACACTGCCTCCAACCATACCACCGGAGACTCCACCGACGGGTCCACCAGCCACACCACCTACGGAAGTTTTACCAACAGGTCCACCAACCCTACCACCACAGACACCTCCGACCATACCACCGGAAATACCTCCTAACACACCACCACAGACTCCACCAACGCTTCCACCAAACACGCCACCGGAGACACCTCCAACAACACCACCAGAAACTCCACCAAACACGCCCCCAGAAAGTCCTCCAAACACTCCACCGGAAATACCTCCAAACACACCACCGGGAACTCCTCCAAACACACCACCGGAGACACCTCCAACCACACCACCGGAGACACCTCCAACCACACCACCAGAAACTTCTCCAAACACACCACCGGAAACTTCTCCAACCACACCACCGGAAATTCCACCAAACACACCCCCACAAAGTCCTCCAAATACTCCACCAGAAACACCTCCAAACACACCACCGGGAACTCCTCCAAACACACCACCGGAGACACTTCCAAACACACCACCAGGAACTCCTCCAAACACACCACCGGAGACACCTCCAACAACACCACCAGAAACTCCTCCAATCACACCACCAGAAACTCCACCAAACACCCCCCCACAAAGTCCTCCAAATACTCCACCAGAAACACCTCCAAACACACCACCGGGAACTCCTCCAAACACACCACCAGAGACACTTCCAAACACACCACCAGGAACTCCTCCAAACACACCACCGGAGACACCTCCAACCACACCACCAGAAACTCCTCCAATCACACCACCAGAAACTCCACCAAACACCCCCCCACAAAGTCCTCCAAATACTCCACCAGAAACACCTCCAAACACACCACCGGGAACTCCTCCAAACACACCAAAGACACCTCCAACCACACCACCAGAAACTCCTCCAAACACACCCCCGGAAACTCCTCCAACCACACAACCGGAAACTCCACCAAACACACCCCCACAAAGTCCTCCAAACACTCCACCGGAAACGCCTCCAAACACACCACCGGAGACACTTCCAAACACACCACCGGGAACTCCTCCAAACCAATCACCACAGATTCCACCAACGCTTCCACCAAACACACCACCGGAGACACCACCGCAAACTCCTCCAAACTCACCACCAGAGACTCTACCAACGCTTCCACCAAACACACCACCGGAAGCTCTTCCAAACACACCACCACAATCTCCACCAACGCTTCCACCAAACACACCACCACAAATTCCACCAACGCTTCCACCAAACACACCTCCACAGACACCTCCAAACACACCACCGGAAACTCCTCCAAACACACCACCACAAACTCCACCAACGGTTCCACCAAACACACCACCCGTGACTCCACCAGTGCGTCCTCCAACTACACCACCGTCGCCtccaccaacaacaacactgCCGCCTTCTTCACCAACATCTCCACCGAACAACTCACCATCACCCCCTCCTCCGAAATCCCAACCACCACCCCCTCCTCCGAGATTCcaaccaccacctcctccacgTGGCACATGTCCCAGGAATGCCAACCAAATAAGGACATGTTCCAATGTCCTAAGATTTTTTGGCAACTTCTTAGATTTTAGACTGGCACAGCCCTGCTGTACGCTCATTCGCAATCTATCTGACGCGGAAGCAGCTGCTTGCTTATGTGATTTGGTGAGAGCACGACGTTCCACTCTTTCTCCCAATATCATCATCCTCTGTAGGGCTTGTGGCCGCAGGATTCCCAGAGGTTTTACCTGCCCATAA